The Triplophysa dalaica isolate WHDGS20190420 chromosome 5, ASM1584641v1, whole genome shotgun sequence genome window below encodes:
- the mkln1 gene encoding muskelin isoform X1, giving the protein MAVAPDSGVLSYSVYKWSSYSSTYLPENILVDKPNDQSSRWSSESNYPPQYLILKLERPAIVLSITYGKYEKTHVCNLKKFKVFGGMSEENMTELLSSGLKNDFNKETFTLKHKIDEQMFPCRFIKIVPLMSWGPSFNFSIWYIELRGIEDPDVVQPCLNWYSKYREQEAIRLCLKHFRQHNYTEAFESLQKKTRIALEHPMLTHLHERLVLRGDFDACEELIDKAVRDGLFNQYISQQDYKPRWSQIIPKCNKGDGDDNRPGMRGGHQMVIDVQTETVYLFGGWDGTQDLADFWAYSVRENHWACISRDTEKENGPSARSCHKMCIDSQRRQIYTLGRYLDSSVRNSKSLKSDFYCYDVNGNTWTLLSEDTSADGGPKLVFDHQMCMDSEKHMIYTFGGRILTCNGSVDDSRTTEPQFSGLYAYHCQAGSWSLLREDSCNAGPEDIQSRIGHCMLFHTRNRCLYVFGGQRSKTYLNDFFSYDVDGNHVEIISDGTKKDSGMVPMTGFTQRATIDPELNEIHVLSGLSKDKDKREENVRNSFWIYDIARNNWSCVYKNDQAVKENPTKALQEEEPCPRFAHQLVYDELHKVHYLFGGNPGKSSSPKMRLDDFWSLKLCRPSKEYLLRHCRYLIRKYRFEEKAQTEPLNALKYLQNDLSLTVDHSDPDETKEFQLLPSALFKSSSDFIPLGFSDVDQTYAQRTHLFDTLVNFFPDNMTPPKGNLVDLITL; this is encoded by the exons ATGGCGGTGGCCCCTGACAGCGGAGTGCTCTCCTACAGTGTTTATAAATGGAGCTCGTACTCCTCTACATATTTACCCGA GAATATTTTAGTGGATAAACCTAATGATCAGTCCTCCAGGTGGTCATCAGAGAGCAACTATCCTCCACAG TACTTAATCTTAAAACTGGAGAGACCAGCTATTGTCCTGAGCATCACCTACGGCAAGTACGAGAAAACCCACGTGTGCAACCTTAAGAAGTTCAAGGTGTTTGGAGGCATGAGCGAAGAAAACATGACAGAACTGTTGTCCAG TGGCCTTAAGAATGACTTTAACAAGGAGACATTCACGCTAAAGCACAAGATCGATGAGCAGATGTTTCCCTGCAGGTTCATTAAAATAG TGCCTCTGATGTCATGGGGGCCCAGCTTTAACTTCAGCATTTGGTACATCGAGTTACGCGGAATAGAAGATCCAGATGTTGTCCAGCCCTGCCTTAACTGGTACAGCAAG TACCGTGAACAGGAGGCCATCCGTCTGTGCCTGAAACACTTCCGGCAACACAACTACACAGAAGCCTTCGAGTCCCTGCAGAAGAAAACACGGATCGCCCTGGAGCACCCCATGCTCACACACCTTCACGAGCGCCTGGTTCTCAGAGGAGACTTCGATGCCTGCGAGGAGCTCATAGACAAAGCCGTGAGAG ATGGTTTGTTTAATCAGTACATCAGTCAGCAGGATTATAAACCACGCTGGAGTCAGATCATCCCCAAATGTAACAAAG GTGACGGCGATGATAACAGGCCTGGCATGAGAGGAGGTCATCAAATGGTCATCGATGTTCAGACAG AAACCGTGTATCTGTTTGGAGGATGGGACGGAACGCAGGATTTGGCAGACTTCTGGGCCTACAGTGTGAGGGAGAACCACTGGGCATGTATCTCCagggacacagagaaagag AATGGGCCAAGCGCACGTTCCTGCCACAAGATGTGCATCGACTCTCAACGGAGGCAGATCTACACGCTGGGCCGTTATCTGGACTCCTCTGTCAGGAACAGCAAATCCCTGAAGAGCGACTTCTACTGCTACGATGTCAATGGTAACACGTGGACATTGCTCAGCGAGGACACATCCGCTGACGGGGGGCCCAAACTTGTGTTCGACCACCAG ATGTGCATGGACTCGGAGAAGCACATGATCTACACATTTGGGGGACGCATTTTGACCTGCAACGGCAGCGTGGATGACAGCAGGACGACAGAACCGCAGTTCAGCGGGCTGTATGCATATCACTGTCAGGCTGGCAGCTGGAGTCTGCTCAGAGAAGACTCGTGTAACGCCGGCCCGGAGGACATCCAATCCCGGATCGGACACTGTATGCTCTTCCACACG AGAAATCGCTGCTTGTATGTTTTCGGAGGTCAGAGGTCCAAAACTTACTTGAACGATTTCTTCAGTTACGACGTTGACGGTAACCACGTGGAGATCATCTCAGATGGCACCAAGAAGGACTCAGGCATGG TGCCAATGACTGGGTTCACGCAGCGTGCCACCATTGACCCCGAGCTCAACGAGATTCATGTTCTATCAGGACTGAGCAAAGACAAAGACAAGCGCGAGGAGAATGTACGCAACTCCTTCTGGATCTACGACATCGCACGCAACAACTG GTCTTGTGTGTATAAGAATGACCAGGCTGTGAAAGAGAACCCCACCAAGGCCCTGCAGGAAGAGGAACCTTGTCCCCGTTTTGCTCACCAACTAGTTTATGATGAGTTGCACAAG gTGCATTACCTTTTTGGTGGAAACCCTGGAAAATCCAGCTCTCCTAAAATGCGGTTGGACGATTTCTGGTCTCTAAAGCTGTGCCGTCCTTCCAAAGAATATTTGCTTCGACACTGCAGATATCTTATTCGCAAATACAG GTTTGAGGAGAAGGCACAGACCGAGCCCTTGAATGCACTGAAGTATCTTCAGAATGATTTATCTCTTACCGTGGACCACTCTGATCCTGATGAGACCAAAGAG TTCCAGCTCTTGCCCTCTGCCCTCTTTAAATCCAGCTCAGACTTCATTCCTCTCG GGTTTTCAGACGTGGATCAGACGTACGCCCAACGCACGCATCTCTTTGATACGCTCGTCAATTTCTTCCCTGACAATATGACCCCGCCCAAGGGTAACCTTGTTGACCTCATCACCCTGTAG
- the mkln1 gene encoding muskelin isoform X2 — MDKLNILVDKPNDQSSRWSSESNYPPQYLILKLERPAIVLSITYGKYEKTHVCNLKKFKVFGGMSEENMTELLSSGLKNDFNKETFTLKHKIDEQMFPCRFIKIVPLMSWGPSFNFSIWYIELRGIEDPDVVQPCLNWYSKYREQEAIRLCLKHFRQHNYTEAFESLQKKTRIALEHPMLTHLHERLVLRGDFDACEELIDKAVRDGLFNQYISQQDYKPRWSQIIPKCNKGDGDDNRPGMRGGHQMVIDVQTETVYLFGGWDGTQDLADFWAYSVRENHWACISRDTEKENGPSARSCHKMCIDSQRRQIYTLGRYLDSSVRNSKSLKSDFYCYDVNGNTWTLLSEDTSADGGPKLVFDHQMCMDSEKHMIYTFGGRILTCNGSVDDSRTTEPQFSGLYAYHCQAGSWSLLREDSCNAGPEDIQSRIGHCMLFHTRNRCLYVFGGQRSKTYLNDFFSYDVDGNHVEIISDGTKKDSGMVPMTGFTQRATIDPELNEIHVLSGLSKDKDKREENVRNSFWIYDIARNNWSCVYKNDQAVKENPTKALQEEEPCPRFAHQLVYDELHKVHYLFGGNPGKSSSPKMRLDDFWSLKLCRPSKEYLLRHCRYLIRKYRFEEKAQTEPLNALKYLQNDLSLTVDHSDPDETKEFQLLPSALFKSSSDFIPLGFSDVDQTYAQRTHLFDTLVNFFPDNMTPPKGNLVDLITL, encoded by the exons ATGGATAAATT GAATATTTTAGTGGATAAACCTAATGATCAGTCCTCCAGGTGGTCATCAGAGAGCAACTATCCTCCACAG TACTTAATCTTAAAACTGGAGAGACCAGCTATTGTCCTGAGCATCACCTACGGCAAGTACGAGAAAACCCACGTGTGCAACCTTAAGAAGTTCAAGGTGTTTGGAGGCATGAGCGAAGAAAACATGACAGAACTGTTGTCCAG TGGCCTTAAGAATGACTTTAACAAGGAGACATTCACGCTAAAGCACAAGATCGATGAGCAGATGTTTCCCTGCAGGTTCATTAAAATAG TGCCTCTGATGTCATGGGGGCCCAGCTTTAACTTCAGCATTTGGTACATCGAGTTACGCGGAATAGAAGATCCAGATGTTGTCCAGCCCTGCCTTAACTGGTACAGCAAG TACCGTGAACAGGAGGCCATCCGTCTGTGCCTGAAACACTTCCGGCAACACAACTACACAGAAGCCTTCGAGTCCCTGCAGAAGAAAACACGGATCGCCCTGGAGCACCCCATGCTCACACACCTTCACGAGCGCCTGGTTCTCAGAGGAGACTTCGATGCCTGCGAGGAGCTCATAGACAAAGCCGTGAGAG ATGGTTTGTTTAATCAGTACATCAGTCAGCAGGATTATAAACCACGCTGGAGTCAGATCATCCCCAAATGTAACAAAG GTGACGGCGATGATAACAGGCCTGGCATGAGAGGAGGTCATCAAATGGTCATCGATGTTCAGACAG AAACCGTGTATCTGTTTGGAGGATGGGACGGAACGCAGGATTTGGCAGACTTCTGGGCCTACAGTGTGAGGGAGAACCACTGGGCATGTATCTCCagggacacagagaaagag AATGGGCCAAGCGCACGTTCCTGCCACAAGATGTGCATCGACTCTCAACGGAGGCAGATCTACACGCTGGGCCGTTATCTGGACTCCTCTGTCAGGAACAGCAAATCCCTGAAGAGCGACTTCTACTGCTACGATGTCAATGGTAACACGTGGACATTGCTCAGCGAGGACACATCCGCTGACGGGGGGCCCAAACTTGTGTTCGACCACCAG ATGTGCATGGACTCGGAGAAGCACATGATCTACACATTTGGGGGACGCATTTTGACCTGCAACGGCAGCGTGGATGACAGCAGGACGACAGAACCGCAGTTCAGCGGGCTGTATGCATATCACTGTCAGGCTGGCAGCTGGAGTCTGCTCAGAGAAGACTCGTGTAACGCCGGCCCGGAGGACATCCAATCCCGGATCGGACACTGTATGCTCTTCCACACG AGAAATCGCTGCTTGTATGTTTTCGGAGGTCAGAGGTCCAAAACTTACTTGAACGATTTCTTCAGTTACGACGTTGACGGTAACCACGTGGAGATCATCTCAGATGGCACCAAGAAGGACTCAGGCATGG TGCCAATGACTGGGTTCACGCAGCGTGCCACCATTGACCCCGAGCTCAACGAGATTCATGTTCTATCAGGACTGAGCAAAGACAAAGACAAGCGCGAGGAGAATGTACGCAACTCCTTCTGGATCTACGACATCGCACGCAACAACTG GTCTTGTGTGTATAAGAATGACCAGGCTGTGAAAGAGAACCCCACCAAGGCCCTGCAGGAAGAGGAACCTTGTCCCCGTTTTGCTCACCAACTAGTTTATGATGAGTTGCACAAG gTGCATTACCTTTTTGGTGGAAACCCTGGAAAATCCAGCTCTCCTAAAATGCGGTTGGACGATTTCTGGTCTCTAAAGCTGTGCCGTCCTTCCAAAGAATATTTGCTTCGACACTGCAGATATCTTATTCGCAAATACAG GTTTGAGGAGAAGGCACAGACCGAGCCCTTGAATGCACTGAAGTATCTTCAGAATGATTTATCTCTTACCGTGGACCACTCTGATCCTGATGAGACCAAAGAG TTCCAGCTCTTGCCCTCTGCCCTCTTTAAATCCAGCTCAGACTTCATTCCTCTCG GGTTTTCAGACGTGGATCAGACGTACGCCCAACGCACGCATCTCTTTGATACGCTCGTCAATTTCTTCCCTGACAATATGACCCCGCCCAAGGGTAACCTTGTTGACCTCATCACCCTGTAG